A DNA window from Sphaeramia orbicularis chromosome 22, fSphaOr1.1, whole genome shotgun sequence contains the following coding sequences:
- the srp54 gene encoding signal recognition particle subunit SRP54: MVLADLGRKITSALRSLSNATIINEEVLNAMLKEVCAALLEADVNIKLVKQLRENVKSAIDLEEMASGLNKRRMIQHAVFKELVKLVDPGVKAWTPTKGKNNVIMFVGLQGSGKTTTCSKLAYYYQRKGWKTCLICADTFRAGAFDQLKQNATKARIPFYGSYTEMDPVVIASEGVEKFKAENFEIIIVDTSGRHKQEDSLFEEMLQVSNAVQPDNIVYVMDASIGQACEAQAKAFKDKVDVASVIVTKLDGHAKGGGALSAVAATRSPIIFIGTGEHIDDFEPFKTQPFISKLLGMGDIEGLIDRVNELKLDDNEELIDKLKHGQFTLRDMYEQFQNIMKMGPFGQIMGMIPGFGTDFMSKGNEQESMARLKKLMTIMDSMNDQELDSKDGAKLFSKQPNRIQRVARGSGVATRDVQELLTQYTKFAQMVKKMGGIKGLFKGGDMSKNVNPSQMAKLNQQMAKMMDPRVLHHMGGMAGLQSMMRQFQQGAAGNMKGMMGFNNM; this comes from the exons ATGGTGTTGGCCGATTTGGGGAGGAAGATCACCTCTGCGCTGAGGTCCCTGAGCAACGCCACCATCATCAACGAGGAG gTCCTTAATGCCATGCTGAAGGAGGTGTGCGCTGCTCTGTTGGAGGCCGACGTCAACATCAAACTGGTCAAACAGTTGAGAGAGAATGTCAA GTCCGCCATAGATCTGGAGGAGATGGCATCAGGTCTGAACAAGAGAAGGATGATCCAGCACGCCGTCTTCAAGGAGCTGGTCAAG CTGGTGGACCCTGGTGTGAAGGCCTGGACTCCAACTAAAGGAAAGAACAATGTCATCATGTTTGTGGGTCTGCAGGGGAGTGGAAAAACTACAACCTGCTCTAAG TTGGCCTATTATTACCAGAGGAAAGGATGGAAGACCTGTCTGATCTGTGCAGACACTTTCAGAGCAG GTGCCTTTGATCAGCTGAAACAAAATGCCACCAAAGCCAGAATCCCCTTCTACGGCAG TTACACAGAGATGGACCCTGTGGTCATTGCCTCTGAAGGGGTGGAGAAGTTCAAAGCAGAGAACTTCGAGATCATCATCGTGGACACCAGTGGACGACACAAACAGGAAGACTCTCTGTTTGAGGAGATGCTCCAAGTGTCCAACGCTGTG CAACCGGACAACATTGTGTATGTGATGGACGCGTCCATTGGCCAGGCATGTGAGGCTCAGGCCAAGGCCTTCAAGGACAAGGTGGACGTGGCCTCTGTGATCGTCACCAAACTGGATGGACATGCCAAGGGAGGCGGAGCTCTGAGCGC CGTGGCAGCGACCAGGAGTCCCATCATCTTCATCGGAACAGGAGAACACATTGATGACTTCGAACCCTTCAAGACTCAGCCCTTCATCAGCAAACTACTGG GAATGGGCGACATCGAGGGACTGATCGACCGAGTGAATGAACTGAAACTGGATGACAACGAGGAGCTGATCGACAAACTGAAACATG gccAGTTCACCCTCAGGGACATGTATGAACAGTTTCAGAACATCATGAAGATGGGACCGTTTGGACAGATCATG GGCATGATTCCTGGTTTTGGGACAGACTTTATGAGTAAAGGAAACGAACAGGAGTCGATGGCAAGACTGAAGAAACTGATGACCATTATGGACAGCATGAACGACCagg AACTGGACTCTAAGGACGGAGCCAAACTGTTCAGTAAACAGCCCAACCGGATCCAAAGGGTGGCACGGGGGTCAGGGGTCGCCACCAGGGATGTCCAGGAGCTGCTCACCCAGTACACCAAGTTCGCCCAGATGGTGAAGAAGATGGGCGGGATCAAAGGCCTGTTCAAAG gtggagACATGTCGAAGAACGTGAACCCGTCTCAGATGGCCAAACTGAACCAGCAGATGGCCAAGATGATGGACCCCCGAGTCCTGCACCACATGG GGGGGATGGCTGGACTCCAGTCCATGATGCGTCAGTTTCAACAGGGAGCTGCTGGAAACATGAAAGGCATGATGGGATTCAACAACATGTGA
- the LOC115413716 gene encoding uncharacterized protein LOC115413716 isoform X1: MELQEAQTEVKQLISRVRARDRARLIHWIRNSDDLDHFLSDSRTMILQGIADDLRVHLSLDAMLDCEVVAHRKMQACPRPTVHVDSFLYDDHLVDSLCDQGKMSRTYCLGCGSTRTAPLDFLSHSFSVPELRFLFLHVLPDLSGRTLVDVGSRLGAVLYGGHVFSSASRLLGVEFSEEFVRLQNDTIHKYGLHDRVQVLHADILTQDALLQNTDVLIMNNVFEFFMEPSEQLRAWRFIMLNFRRSGALLVTVPSLQESLHTLQQEEPPSDWVEELPVDYDIYVGKDTDADALRQIHLYRVM, translated from the exons ATGGAGCTTCAGGAGGCTCAGACTGAAGTGAAACAGCTGATAAGCAGAGTGAGAGCACGAGACCGGGCCAGGCTGATCCACTGGATCCGGAATTCAG ATGACCTGGACCACTTCCTGTCCGACAGCCGGACCATGATCCTTCAGGGCATCGCTGATGACCTCAGGGTTCATCTTTCTCTGGACGCCATGTTGGACTGTGAGGTGGTGGCACATAGGAAG ATGCAGGCGTGTCCTCGTCCCACCGTCCACGTGGACAGTTTCCTGTACGATGACCACCTGGTGGACTCTCTGTGTGACCAGGGGAAGATGAGCAGAACCTACTGCCTGGGCTGTGGATCCACCAGAACTGCCCccctgg attTCCTCTCTCACTCGTTCTCGGTCCCGGAGCTTCGGTTCTTGTTCCTCCACGTTCTTCCAGATCTAAGCGGGCGCACGCTGGTGGATGTCGGGTCCAGACTGGGGGCAGTGCTGTACGGG GGTCACGTGTTCAGCTCGGCGTCTCGTCTGCTGGGAGTGGAGTTCAGCGAGGAGTTTGTCCGTCTGCAGAACGACACCATCCACAAGTACGGACTGCACGACCGGGTCCAG GTTCTCCACGCTGACATCCTCACCCAGGACGCTCTGCTGCAGAACACAGACGTTCTCATCATGAACAACGTGTTTGAGTTCTTCATGGagcccagtgaacagctgag ggcctGGAGGTTCATCATGTTGAACTTCAGGAGGAGTGGAGCTCTGCTGGTGACTGTCCCCAGTTTACAGGAGAGTCTGCACACCTTACAG CAGGAGGAGCCACCGTCTGATTGGGTGGAGGAGCTGCCTGTCGACTACGACATCTATGTCGGCAAAGACACGGACGCAGACGCCCTGCGACAGATCCACCTGTACAGGGTCATGTGA
- the LOC115413716 gene encoding uncharacterized protein LOC115413716 isoform X2: protein MELQEAQTEVKQLISRVRARDRARLIHWIRNSDDLDHFLSDSRTMILQGIADDLRVHLSLDAMLDCEVVAHRKMQACPRPTVHVDSFLYDDHLVDSLCDQGKMSRTYCLGCGSTRTAPLDFLSHSFSVPELRFLFLHVLPDLSGRTLVDVGSRLGAVLYGGHVFSSASRLLGVEFSEEFVRLQNDTIHKYGLHDRVQVLHADILTQDALLQNTDVLIMNNVFEFFMEPSEQLRAWRFIMLNFRRSGALLVTVPSLQESLHTLQEEPPSDWVEELPVDYDIYVGKDTDADALRQIHLYRVM from the exons ATGGAGCTTCAGGAGGCTCAGACTGAAGTGAAACAGCTGATAAGCAGAGTGAGAGCACGAGACCGGGCCAGGCTGATCCACTGGATCCGGAATTCAG ATGACCTGGACCACTTCCTGTCCGACAGCCGGACCATGATCCTTCAGGGCATCGCTGATGACCTCAGGGTTCATCTTTCTCTGGACGCCATGTTGGACTGTGAGGTGGTGGCACATAGGAAG ATGCAGGCGTGTCCTCGTCCCACCGTCCACGTGGACAGTTTCCTGTACGATGACCACCTGGTGGACTCTCTGTGTGACCAGGGGAAGATGAGCAGAACCTACTGCCTGGGCTGTGGATCCACCAGAACTGCCCccctgg attTCCTCTCTCACTCGTTCTCGGTCCCGGAGCTTCGGTTCTTGTTCCTCCACGTTCTTCCAGATCTAAGCGGGCGCACGCTGGTGGATGTCGGGTCCAGACTGGGGGCAGTGCTGTACGGG GGTCACGTGTTCAGCTCGGCGTCTCGTCTGCTGGGAGTGGAGTTCAGCGAGGAGTTTGTCCGTCTGCAGAACGACACCATCCACAAGTACGGACTGCACGACCGGGTCCAG GTTCTCCACGCTGACATCCTCACCCAGGACGCTCTGCTGCAGAACACAGACGTTCTCATCATGAACAACGTGTTTGAGTTCTTCATGGagcccagtgaacagctgag ggcctGGAGGTTCATCATGTTGAACTTCAGGAGGAGTGGAGCTCTGCTGGTGACTGTCCCCAGTTTACAGGAGAGTCTGCACACCTTACAG GAGGAGCCACCGTCTGATTGGGTGGAGGAGCTGCCTGTCGACTACGACATCTATGTCGGCAAAGACACGGACGCAGACGCCCTGCGACAGATCCACCTGTACAGGGTCATGTGA